DNA from Verrucomicrobiota bacterium:
ACGAGGATGTCGCACATCAACTTCATGTGCTCGGCAATGTCCTGCGGAATGCCGTCGGCGGGACGCGGGATGTTCGGCGCGGTAAGGGTTGGACGCCAGCCCTGCAATTCGCCTTTCTTGCCGGCGTTTTCGATGCGCTGCTCCACGTCGCGCACGGAATCGAGATACTCGTCGAGTTTGCGCTGGTCGTTCGCGCTGATATGCAGGCGCAGGTCTTTCGCGTCGGTTAGGACGGCGTCGAGCACGCTCTTGTCGCCCTTGCTCGCCGCATCCTTGAACAGCCGGTCGAACGCAAGCGCGGGATAAATCTCCAGCGGTGTCGGTGTGGTCGGCGAACTCCACGAGATGTGCGAGCTGTAGAGCATCGAGTAATTCTTGTGGACGGACGGGTTCGACTTCTCGCAACCGAGCACGAGGCTCGGCACCTTGGTCGAGTGGCCGTAGTGCTGCGCCAGCAACTGGTCGATGCTCGTGCCCGAGCGAATCTCGCCGCCTGAGGCCAGCGGCGCGCCGGAGAGGAGGTTCCCCGTCTGCGAGCTGTGGATGTTTCCCTTCTGCGCCTCCTCGTTGTAGAGGCCGCGGACGAACAGCATCTTCTCGCGGAAATCCGTGAGTGGCGAAAGCACCTTGCCGAGTTCCATCTCCTTTCCTTCGCCCTTGGCCCACCATTCCTTCGAGTGAAAGCCGTTGCCGGAAAACAGCACCGCGAGCCGCACGGGTGCCTCGCTGGCGGGTTTGACACCGACGGGAGGCATGTCGCCCCAAACGGTGAGTGATTCCATCCACGGCAGCGCCATCGTGACGCCGACCCCGCGGAGAAATGTGCGACGCGAGAATTTGTGAGTGGTCATAGTCTGCTTATGGTTCAGGCTTCACACTAGCGGAACTGCTCGGGACACGCAAGGCACGAAATCGAGCGGGTCTTTTGACTTGTGTTGGTGCGTCATGGTTAT
Protein-coding regions in this window:
- a CDS encoding DUF1552 domain-containing protein, which codes for MTTHKFSRRTFLRGVGVTMALPWMESLTVWGDMPPVGVKPASEAPVRLAVLFSGNGFHSKEWWAKGEGKEMELGKVLSPLTDFREKMLFVRGLYNEEAQKGNIHSSQTGNLLSGAPLASGGEIRSGTSIDQLLAQHYGHSTKVPSLVLGCEKSNPSVHKNYSMLYSSHISWSSPTTPTPLEIYPALAFDRLFKDAASKGDKSVLDAVLTDAKDLRLHISANDQRKLDEYLDSVRDVEQRIENAGKKGELQGWRPTLTAPNIPRPADGIPQDIAEHMKLMCDILVLGFQTDTTRITTLKLNNDHSSLRFPNLGVDYMIHHLLSHSDTADWLKVNQFFLEQVAYIARKLDAIQEGPRTLLDNTMLLYCSSMLTGSHDATQLPVVLLGGAGGRIKGGRVLDYKAKADRQMCRLYLSMMDKMDVRLPKFGDATTPLEAV